One segment of Choristoneura fumiferana chromosome 26, NRCan_CFum_1, whole genome shotgun sequence DNA contains the following:
- the LOC141442833 gene encoding uncharacterized protein, producing the protein MYNKSLLVYSKDYNIEYFLQEDVCRFCWKRNAVQELMAKTYENECESKSSILDQIRDCLDINLAHDCYPNKVCNACYDEIKRFYYFKNFCQETDKRLKEILQTNSTEIKKDSIQSELPIKAEKHVSTHIEDDNFDGLLETFHHSDSSENEKKQKKVKLKQTYIPKRSPTYCNICRLDLKTLEHLTQHNSVSHGIEGNFYKCFGCEKRFKSRKTRIGHEINFCKGLKDGYRCMVCERCLPKRRMYEAHMRDHRDNVAIELPDKLFKCKQCCISFKTREGLKEHVSKHGNEKKNYVCESCGRVFTRQDYLHKHKLTHTGTKQHVCPHCGFRSTQRSSLTVHIRKHTGERPYSCDMCPQRCISSSNLRAHRRRHLGLKKFECTICDKKFGYKVSLDEHIESSHHRSQTHACRHCGATYSRKRGLRRHLLAKHETHKDENGVCDVFTG; encoded by the exons ATGTATAATAAAAGCTTGCTTGTTTACAGTAAAGATTATAATATCGAATATTTCCTGCAAGAGGATGTGTGCCGCTTTTGCTGGAAAAGAAACGCTGTACAAGAATTAATGGCAAAAACTTACGAAAATGAGTGTGAATCTAAAAGCTCCATTTTAGATCAAATACGAGACTGTCTAGACATTAACCTTGCACATGATTGTTACCCGAATAAAGTGTGCAATGCTTGCTACGATGAAATAAAAAGGTTCTACTACTTCAAGAATTTCTGTCAAGAAACCGATAAAAGGTTAAAAGAAATCTTACAAACTAATAGTACAGAGATTAAAAAAGACTCCATCCAATCGGAATTACCAATAAAAGCAGAAAAACACGTTTCTACGCACATTGAAGATGATAATTTTGATGGACTCTTAGAAACTTTCCATCATTCAGACTCAagtgaaaatgaaaagaaacaaaagaaagttaaattaaaacaaacttacATACCAAAAAGGTCACCAACATACTGTAACATTTGTAGATTAGATTTGAAAACTTTGGAACATTTGACGCAACACAATTCCGTATCCCATGGTATTGAGGGCAACTTTTACAAGTGTTTTGGTTGTGAGAAAAGGTTTAAAAGTCGCAAAACTAGAATAGGGCACGAAATTAATTTTTGTAAAGGTTTAAAAGACGGCTACCGTTGCATGGTCTGTGAGCGATGTTTGCCCAAGCGTAGAATGTACGAAGCACATATGAGAGATCATAGAGATAATGTGGCCATAGAGTTGCCGGACAAACTTTTTAAATGTAAGCAATGTTGCATTTCGTTTAAGACTCGAGAGGGATTAAAGGAGCATGTTTCTAAACATGGGaatgaaaaaaagaattatgtttGTGAA AGCTGTGGCCGTGTGTTCACGCGGCAAGACTACTTACACAAGCACAAACTCACGCACACAGGCACGAAGCAGCATGTATGCCCGCACTGCGGTTTCCGCTCTACACAACGTTCGTCGCTCACTGTACATATCAG GAAGCACACAGGCGAGCGTCCGTACAGCTGCGACATGTGCCCACAGCGTTGCATTTCCAGCTCCAACCTGCGCGCGCACCGCCGCCGTCATCTTGGATTGAAGAAATTCGAG tgcACGATATGCGACAAAAAGTTCGGGTATAAAGTGAGTCTCGACGAGCACATTGAGTCCTCTCACCACCGCTCGCAGACGCACGCTTGCCGCCACTGTGGCGCCACCTACTCGCGCAAACGCGGCCTGCGGCGCCATCTATTGGCCAAGCACGAGACACACAAGGATGAAAATGGAGTTTGTGACGTTTTCACAGGTTGA
- the LOC141442841 gene encoding DNA-directed RNA polymerases I, II, and III subunit RPABC3-like — protein MAGVLFEDIFNVKDMDPEGKKFDRVSRLHCESESFKMDLILDINSWIYPMELGDKFRLVLATTLRENGYPDGGEWNPLDTEGNRADSFEYVMSGKVYRIEGDEAALETASRLAAYVSFGGLLMRLQGDANNLHGFEVDQHMYLLMKKLAF, from the exons ATGGCAGGCGTACTTTTCGAAGACATATTCAACGTGAAAGACATGGACCCAGAGGGCAAGAAATTCGACCGAGTGAGCAGATTACACTGCGAATCTGAGTCGTTTAAAATGGACCTGATTTTAGACATAAATTCTTGGATATATCCGATGGAGCTTGGTGACAAGTTCCGGCTGGTGCTGGCGACCACGTTACGGGAGAACGGGTATCCTGACGGCGGCGAGTGGAACCCGTTGGATACGGAGGGAAACCGCGCCGACAGTTTTGAATACGTGATGTCGGGGAAAGTTTATAG gATAGAAGGTGACGAGGCAGCCTTGGAGACAGCATCCCGGCTCGCAGCGTATGTATCCTTTGGAGGCCTGCTCATGAGGCTGCAAGGAGACGCTAACAATCTGCACGGATTCGAAGTTGACCAGCACATGTATTTGTTGATGAAGAAGCTGGCTTTCTGA
- the LOC141442820 gene encoding H/ACA ribonucleoprotein complex subunit 4-like has protein sequence MTEVLQPGAEVLSEKKKKKNKDGVSLGAFQKLGDFKIEPSESVKKLDTAYWPLLLKNFDRLNVRTNHYTPLPFGNSPLKRPIADYVKSGFINVDKPSNPSSHEVVSWIKRILKVEKTGHSGTLDPKVTGCLIVCVDRATRLVKSQQNAGKEYVAVFSLHSAVESIKKVTQGLEKLRGALFQRPPLISAVKRQLRVRSVYDSKLLDFDAERNIGVFWVSCEAGSYIRTMCVHLGLMLGVGGQMIELRRVRSGIQGEKEGMVTMHDILDAQWAYENHKDETYLRRVINPLEGLLVAHKRIFVKDSAVNAICYGAKVLLPGILRYEDGIEIDQEIVIVTTKGEAIALAVALMTTSTMASCDHGVAAKLKRVIMERDTYPRKWGLGPKASQKKTLIQQGKLDKFGKPNENTPAEWLNSYKDYNKGKPKTDANGAAEEAEDGSRKRTASTANADDTNNSIEMKSEKKKKKKKRDLDETAEGETTAADTTMEVEGDGEVRKEKKKKKKKDKHQDAEAE, from the coding sequence ATGACGGAAGTATTGCAACCCGGTGCGGAAGTTTTATCtgagaaaaagaagaagaaaaacaaGGATGGTGTGTCGTTGGGCGCGTTTCAGAAGCTCGGAGACTTCAAGATCGAGCCCTCGGAAAGTGTCAAGAAGCTGGACACTGCTTACTGGCCTTTGTTGTTAAAAAACTTCGACCGACTCAACGTGCGTACTAACCACTACACGCCATTGCCTTTCGGAAACTCGCCATTAAAACGACCCATCGCCGATTACGTGAAGTCTGGCTTCATCAACGTCGACAAACCGAGCAACCCGAGCTCCCACGAGGTGGTTTCCTGGATAAAACGGATCCTGAAAGTAGAAAAAACCGGTCACTCTGGCACGCTCGATCCCAAGGTGACAGGCTGTCTTATCGTTTGTGTGGACAGAGCAACAAGGTTAGTAAAGTCTCAACAAAACGCTGGTAAGGAGTATGTGGCAGTTTTCAGTTTGCATTCTGCTGTGGAGAGCATCAAAAAAGTCACACAAGGTCTAGAAAAGCTGCGAGGTGCATTGTTCCAAAGGCCACCGCTAATATCAGCTGTGAAACGTCAACTTCGTGTCCGTTCCGTGTATGACAGCAAACTCCTTGATTTTGATGCAGAACGCAACATTGGTGTCTTCTGGGTCAGCTGTGAGGCTGGCTCGTACATCAGAACCATGTGTGTACATCTTGGACTTATGCTTGGAGTCGGTGGTCAAATGATTGAGCTTAGAAGAGTCAGATCCGGTATCCAAGGAGAGAAAGAAGGCATGGTGACAATGCATGATATCCTAGACGCTCAATGGGCTTATGAAAATCACAAAGACGAAACTTACCTGCGTAGGGTTATCAACCCTCTTGAAGGTCTATTAGTAGCGCACAAGAGGATCTTCGTAAAAGACAGTGCAGTCAATGCCATCTGCTACGGTGCTAAAGTCCTCCTACCTGGTATTCTAAGATACGAAGACGGTATAGAAATTGATCAAGAAATTGTTATCGTGACAACAAAGGGAGAGGCGATAGCGTTGGCTGTTGCACTAATGACAACTTCGACAATGGCATCTTGTGATCATGGAGTTGCTGCTAAATTAAAACGGGTTATCATGGAAAGAGATACCTATCCACGAAAATGGGGCTTAGGACCTAAGGCGTCACAGAAGAAGACCCTGATTCAACAAGGAAAGTTAGATAAATTCGGCAAACCTAATGAAAACACGCCTGCTGAGTGGCTAAACAGCTACAAGGATTACAATAAGGGTAAGCCTAAGACTGACGCAAATGGTGCCGCAGAAGAAGCAGAAGATGGAAGCAGGAAGCGTACAGCCAGCACGGCAAATGCGGATGACACAAATAACTCCATTGAAATGAAATctgagaaaaagaaaaagaagaagaagcgtGACTTAGATGAGACTGCAGAAGGTGAGACTACAGCTGCCGACACTACGATGGAAGTAGAGGGAGACGGAGAAGTACGTAAggagaagaaaaagaagaagaagaaggacaAACATCAAGACGCTGAAGCAGAATGA